The following are from one region of the Andrena cerasifolii isolate SP2316 chromosome 1, iyAndCera1_principal, whole genome shotgun sequence genome:
- the LOC143372842 gene encoding uncharacterized protein LOC143372842, translated as MFLKRFIYMLTLANVILFVDGRTIEDQNFKSDTVNSTTMTENESVNEDFESKVMEVNSLKDKALSNNSCGRNCKEKSPKVLRGSNNYLGASCPFESKELCLIYSLSKIAKVQVAAPNGSSSARSLKAGVFDDTSKNVRNSEIDRGIEENEEMRLKFSEPTEDENFQTQKQMKLPNVHCQAVRDVFIPEVKQNLPAFACRFRNHTFILSSARFFQDRRSYLDINVNESALKNIKVAPKISRSNEFNVVPVLLILNAANNEYRIEIHENNNSEEGNVNRTREIQ; from the coding sequence ATGTTCCTCAAGCGATTTATCTACATGTTGACGTTGGCTAACGTAATATTGTTCGTTGACGGAAGAACCATAGAAGATCAAAATTTCAAATCGGATACTGTAAATAGTACGACGATGACTGAAAATGAGTCTGTGAATGAAGATTTTGAGTCTAAAGTGATGGAAGTTAACAGTTTAAAGGATAAAGCATTAAGCAACAATAGTTGCGGTAGAAACTGCAAGGAGAAGAGTCCTAAGGTGTTGAGAGGAAGTAACAACTATTTAGGAGCGTCGTGTCCTTTTGAAAGTAAGgaattgtgtttaatatattcttTGTCAAAAATTGCTAAAGTTCAAGTGGCTGCACCAAACGGATCATCCTCAGCTCGTAGCCTGAAAGCAGGAGTTTTTGACGATACGTCGAAAAATGTCAGAAATTCAGAAATCGATCGAGGaatagaagaaaatgaagaaatgcGCTTGAAGTTTTCAGAACCCACCGAAGACGAAAATTTCCAGACGCAGAAGCAGatgaaattaccaaatgttcacTGTCAAGCGGTTCGAGATGTTTTTATACCAGAAGTCAAGCAGAACTTGCCAGCTTTTGCTTGTAGATTTAGAAATCATACGTTCATTTTATCAAGCGCAAGATTTTTCCAAGATCGACGATCATACTTGGACATAAACGTCAATGAAAGTgctttgaagaatataaaagTTGCTCCGAAGATTTCCAGAAGCAATGAATTTAATGTGGTACCAGTTCTGCTTATTTTAAATGCTGCTAATAATGAGTATAGGATAGAGATACACGAGAACAATAATTCTGAGGAAGGAAACGTCAATCGAACAAGAGAAATTCAATAA